Proteins encoded together in one Numida meleagris isolate 19003 breed g44 Domestic line chromosome 17, NumMel1.0, whole genome shotgun sequence window:
- the SMIM5 gene encoding small integral membrane protein 5 encodes MSSEVFLKEMQTIGEKLLLKLQKLPKADPVEIVSFCVVLLFIVTVLVLMIIACSCCCYSCCSFSEGPDHRRRKAQVRPTAHP; translated from the exons ATGTCTTCTGAAgtctttctgaaggaaatgcaaaCCATTGGCGAGAAGCTTCTCCTTAAGCTCCAGAAACTGCCCAAGGCTGACCCTGTGGAGATCGTGTCCTTCTGTGTGGTGCTCCTGTTTATCG ttactGTTCTGGTGCTGATGATCAttgcttgcagctgctgctgctataGCTGCTGTAGCTTCAGTGAGGGTCCTGACCACAGACGTAGGAAGGCCCAAGTCCGCCCGACTGCGCATCCATGA